The Mercenaria mercenaria strain notata chromosome 8, MADL_Memer_1, whole genome shotgun sequence genome has a segment encoding these proteins:
- the LOC123523119 gene encoding probable G-protein coupled receptor 139 produces MRIMNTQSIGNYTLLDDITNLDYNVSETNSSGQGSLQDSHNVTQPDGGGSLLSNPTYKLALGLLMWLLPIIITVGTIGNIFSFIVMLQREMRQTSTFFYLAVLAIADTIVLFMSAFKTWFRLCSGFEMLHISDASCKLFTFLTYFSLHMSAWLIVAVTVERFIVVWFPLKATSICSAKRAKLTTLGIGLGFFLLNAHLFWTADLITDPKSGRKTCAMLQNNRFLYEEVLPWVHLTLYSFVPFVSLLVFNVLIIISLIKHRQIISSQMTRADKRTRYNHRRLAITLLCISFVWIITTTPSALYTVLPLKGDTVTKAANFFLIKVICYIFMYINHSINFFLYCITGQAFRREFMKIVCRTCRKRRKPKPRLTFRASRSGSGQETVFPLMENMYGNRGRFLCCTRTEEPSTRQSPLTPVST; encoded by the exons ATGAGGATCATGAATACACAAAGTATAGGAAACTACACACTTTTGGATGATATAACAAATTTAGACTACAATGTCTCAGAAACGAATTCATCTGGTCAAGGCAGCTTGCAAGACAGCCACAATGTTACACAGCCAGATGGCGGAGGCAGCCTGTTATCTAACCCAACATACAAGCTTGCACTGGGACTACTTATGTGGTTGTTGCCTATCATTATAACAGTCGGGACAATTGGAAATATTTTCAGCTTTATTGTGATGCTACAAAGAGAAATGCgacaaacttcaacatttttctaCCTTGCTGTTTTAGCCATTGCTGATACAATCGTTCTATTTATGAGTGCGTTTAAGACCTGGTTTCGGCTGTGTTCTGGATTTGAAATGCTACATATTTCTGATGCAAGCTGTAAATTATTTACATTCCTCACGTATTTCAGCCTTCACATGTCGGCATGGCTTATAGTCGCAGTGACAGTCGAGAGGTTTATAGTTGTGTGGTTTCCTCTTAAAGCGACATCTATATGTAGTGCAAAGCGTGCCAAACTTACAACTCTTGGGATTGGACTGGGCTTTTTCTTACTGAACGCTCACCTCTTCTGGACAGCAGATCTGATTACTGACCCAAAAAGTGGGCGCAAGACATGCgcaatgttacaaaataataGATTTCTGTACGAAGAGGTTTTACCATGGGTGCATTTAACACTTTATTCGTTTGTACCATTTGTGTCATTGTTAGTTTTCAACGTTCTAATAATAATAAGCTTAATCAAACATAGACAGATTATTTCTAGTCAAATGACACGAGCGGACAAACGAACAAGATATAATCATCGCCGACTGGCTATAACACTGCTTTGCATCTCCTTTGTATGGATTATAACGACGACGCCTAGCGCACTGTACACTGTCTTACCTCTAAAAGGTGACACGGTGACAAAAGCTGCTAATTTCTTTCTAATCAAAGTTATCTgctatattttcatgtatatcaaTCACTCCATAAACTTCTTCTTATACTGTATTACCGGCCAGGCATTCAGAAGAGAATTTATGAAGATAGTGTGTCGGACATGCCGAAAGCGACGCAAACCAAAACCAAGACTAACATTCCGAGCAAGCCGAAGTGGAAGTGGACAAGAGACGGTATTTCCGTTGATGGAGAATATGTACGGGAATCGTGGAA GATTTTTGTGTTGTACAAGAACTGAGGAACCATCAACTAGGCAGTCTCCTCTAACTCCTGTTTCAACATGA